One part of the Ornithorhynchus anatinus isolate Pmale09 chromosome 21, mOrnAna1.pri.v4, whole genome shotgun sequence genome encodes these proteins:
- the LOC107547327 gene encoding LOW QUALITY PROTEIN: glutathione S-transferase theta-2-like (The sequence of the model RefSeq protein was modified relative to this genomic sequence to represent the inferred CDS: inserted 1 base in 1 codon; deleted 2 bases in 1 codon): protein MDLQLYLNLLSQPCRAVYIFAKTNRIPFELKMLDIISGQHLSEEFGQVNSLKRLPALKEGDFTLVESVAILLYLSRKYGTADHWYPADLQARARVDEYLSWHSDSIRGTFGTLLWIRVLAPLIGIHLPKEVENRKLPSRPSALQQLEEKFLQXRPFIAGDHISLADLMAIVELMQPAGVGHDVFEGRAKLAAWRGRVEAAVGRELFREAHANILQAEALRGRQVPPAMRDRMLTRIRKIV from the exons ATGGACCTTCAGCTCTACCTGAACCTGCTGTCCCAGCCCTGCCGCGCCGTCTACATCTTCGCCAAGACAAACCGCATCCCCTTCGAGTTGAAAATGTTGGATATCATATCCG GGCAGCACCTAAGCGAGGAGTTTGGCCAAGTGAATTCTCTGAAGAGGCTGCCTGCCCTGAAGGAGGGAGACTTCACCCTGGTAGAAAG CGTGGCCATCCTGCTCTACCTGAGCCGCAAGTACGGCACGGCGGACCACTGGTACCCGGCGGACCTGCAGGCCCGCGCCCGCGTAGACGAGTACCTGTCTTGGCACTCCGACTCCATCCGTGGCACCTTCGGGACCCTGCTGTGGATTCGG gTGCTGGCCCCGCTCATTGGCATCCACCTCCCCAAGGAAGTTGAGAACAGGaaacttccaagc aggcccaGCGCCCTGCAGCAGCTGGAGGAGAAGTTCCTCC ACCGGCCCTTCATTGCCGGGGACCACATCTCCCTGGCTGACCTGATGGCCATCGTCGAGCTCATGCAG CCTGCGGGTGTCGGCCACGATGTGTTCGAGGGCCGGGCCAAGCTGGCGGCGTGGCGTGGCCGGGTGGAAGCAGCTGTGGGCCGGGAGCTGTTCCGGGAGGCCCACGCGAACATCCTGCAGGCCGAGGCTCTGCGCGGCCGCCAGGTGCCCCCGGCCATGCGGGACAGGATGCTCACGCGAATCCGCAAGATCGTCTAG